The proteins below come from a single Bacteroidota bacterium genomic window:
- the rplL gene encoding 50S ribosomal protein L7/L12: MADIKAIAEELVNLTVKEVNELTGLLKDEYGIEPAAAAVAIAAPGAGAGDGAEVEEQTEFDVVLKAAGGQKLQVVKVVKDITGLGLKEAKEIVDSAPKAVKEGVSKEEAESFKSRLEEVGAEVELK, from the coding sequence ATGGCAGATATTAAGGCAATAGCCGAAGAGCTAGTAAATCTTACAGTAAAGGAAGTAAATGAATTGACAGGTTTACTAAAAGACGAGTACGGAATAGAGCCTGCAGCAGCAGCTGTAGCTATAGCCGCACCGGGAGCTGGCGCAGGTGATGGCGCTGAAGTTGAAGAGCAAACCGAATTTGATGTAGTGCTTAAAGCTGCTGGAGGACAAAAACTTCAGGTAGTTAAAGTAGTTAAAGACATCACAGGTTTAGGCCTCAAAGAAGCAAAAGAAATAGTAGATTCAGCACCTAAAGCAGTTAAAGAAGGTGTTTCTAAAGAAGAAGCTGAAAGTTTCAAGTCCAGATTAGAAGAAGTAGGTGCAGAAGTTGAACTTAAGTAA
- a CDS encoding 50S ribosomal protein L10, which translates to MKREEKIELVERISERVKASGNFYLADVSDLTVNQTTELRKLCQKKGIELSVSKNTFIRKALEKIGFTDEELLDSLKGPSSLMFAESINAPAKLIKEFRRTHKKPLLKAAYVEDCIYIGDDKLDALVNLKSRDELIADVLALLSSPMHNLIGALNSGKNNITGVLKTLSEKE; encoded by the coding sequence ATGAAAAGAGAAGAGAAAATAGAGTTAGTAGAACGGATTAGTGAGCGAGTTAAAGCTAGTGGCAACTTCTATTTGGCCGATGTTTCCGATTTAACAGTTAATCAAACAACTGAGCTGAGGAAGCTATGCCAGAAAAAAGGGATTGAACTAAGTGTTTCTAAAAATACATTTATCAGAAAAGCCTTGGAGAAAATAGGATTTACTGACGAAGAATTGTTAGACTCATTAAAAGGACCATCTTCTTTGATGTTTGCTGAGAGTATTAATGCTCCTGCTAAACTGATTAAGGAATTCAGAAGAACACATAAAAAACCATTGTTAAAGGCTGCTTATGTGGAAGATTGCATTTATATTGGTGATGATAAACTCGATGCTTTAGTTAATCTGAAGTCACGCGATGAATTAATTGCTGATGTATTGGCATTACTGAGTTCTCCAATGCACAATCTGATTGGTGCTTTGAATAGCGGTAAAAATAATATAACCGGTGTTCTAAAAACGTTATCAGAAAAAGAATAA